In a genomic window of Candidatus Poribacteria bacterium:
- a CDS encoding N-acetylmuramoyl-L-alanine amidase: MTSAKCWRTAAVVCLLTLAAVAGTAATVDGHYTLKTVVIDAGHGGKDPGATNRWGLREKDITLAVSLRLRDYLREKTSLNLVMTRDGDTYPTLPERAQIANRYEPLESVFVSIHCNASTNSAANGAETYVYDNEASDAKAQRVAARENQGQDFSLSFILNDLRHRAMKPYTDALADKIQDNLVSSVKVVDRRVQR, translated from the coding sequence ATGACAAGCGCCAAATGTTGGAGAACCGCCGCCGTTGTGTGCCTGCTGACGCTCGCCGCCGTCGCCGGCACCGCGGCGACCGTAGACGGCCACTACACGTTGAAGACGGTCGTCATCGACGCGGGGCACGGCGGCAAGGACCCCGGTGCGACGAATCGGTGGGGACTGCGAGAGAAGGACATCACTCTGGCGGTCTCGCTGAGGCTGCGCGACTACCTGCGCGAGAAGACCTCACTGAACCTAGTGATGACGCGCGACGGCGACACCTACCCGACGCTCCCGGAACGGGCGCAGATCGCGAACCGCTACGAGCCGCTCGAGAGCGTCTTCGTGAGCATCCACTGCAACGCATCGACGAACTCCGCTGCCAACGGCGCTGAGACCTACGTCTACGACAACGAAGCCAGCGACGCGAAGGCTCAACGGGTCGCCGCACGCGAGAACCAGGGCCAAGACTTCAGCCTGAGCTTCATCCTCAACGATCTGCGACATCGGGCGATGAAGCCGTACACGGACGCGCTCGCGGACAAGATCCAAGATAACCTGGTCAGTTCGGTCAAGGTCGTGGACCGGCGGGTTCAGCGC
- a CDS encoding aminotransferase class I/II-fold pyridoxal phosphate-dependent enzyme, translating to MDIESKRLRRLPPYMLGGLKQLTLQRRREGRDIIDFGMGNPDQPTPAHIVDKLCEAAQETRNHRYSQSKGVYNLRRELSWYYARRFGVEIDPETEAVAVIGTKEGLSHLALAIIDEGDTALIPDPTYPIHMYSVVIAGGSAISLPLYEENNFVPNLAEITQDIHPKPKVLLLSFPHNPTGAVVDLAFFEEIVQYAKRQDMIVVHDLAYADLVFDGYEAPSFLQARGALDVGVEFMSLSKSYNMPGWRVGFVAGNHRVIDALARIKSYYDYGIFAPIQVAAIMALRSDEHVVKETVETYRRRRDVLVEGLRRMGWEVPLPKATMFVWAPIPPKFRSMGSMEFSRKLLDEADVCVSPGIGFGARGDGYIRFALVENEDRIRQAIRQMRRALSLPSPELPMKPVRP from the coding sequence ATGGACATAGAATCGAAGCGACTGCGCCGACTGCCACCGTACATGCTCGGAGGCCTCAAGCAACTGACGCTCCAGCGTCGGCGCGAAGGGCGAGATATCATCGACTTCGGCATGGGCAATCCTGACCAGCCCACTCCAGCACACATCGTCGACAAGCTGTGCGAGGCGGCTCAGGAAACGCGGAACCACCGCTACTCGCAGTCGAAGGGCGTGTACAACCTTCGACGCGAGCTCTCCTGGTACTACGCCCGGCGCTTCGGCGTCGAGATCGATCCGGAGACGGAAGCTGTCGCGGTCATCGGGACAAAGGAAGGTCTGTCGCACCTCGCGCTCGCGATCATCGACGAGGGCGATACGGCGCTCATCCCCGACCCGACCTACCCGATACACATGTACAGCGTCGTGATCGCCGGCGGCAGCGCGATCAGCCTGCCGCTGTACGAAGAGAACAACTTCGTGCCGAACCTGGCGGAGATCACGCAGGACATTCACCCGAAGCCGAAGGTGCTCCTGCTCAGCTTTCCGCACAACCCGACCGGTGCGGTCGTGGACTTGGCGTTCTTCGAGGAGATCGTGCAGTACGCCAAGCGTCAGGACATGATCGTGGTCCACGATCTGGCGTACGCCGACCTGGTGTTCGACGGCTACGAGGCTCCCAGCTTCCTGCAGGCGCGCGGCGCGCTCGACGTGGGCGTGGAGTTCATGTCGCTGTCGAAGTCGTACAACATGCCCGGCTGGCGCGTTGGGTTCGTCGCTGGGAACCACCGAGTGATCGACGCCCTGGCGCGCATTAAGAGCTACTACGACTACGGCATCTTCGCGCCGATCCAGGTCGCTGCCATCATGGCGCTCCGATCCGACGAGCACGTCGTCAAGGAGACCGTGGAGACGTACCGCCGCCGCCGCGATGTGCTCGTTGAGGGCCTGCGGCGTATGGGCTGGGAGGTTCCGCTGCCCAAGGCGACCATGTTCGTCTGGGCTCCGATACCTCCGAAGTTCCGCAGCATGGGATCGATGGAGTTCTCGCGTAAGCTGCTGGACGAAGCCGACGTGTGCGTCTCGCCCGGAATCGGCTTCGGCGCTCGAGGTGACGGCTACATCCGCTTCGCTTTGGTGGAGAACGAGGACCGGATTCGCCAAGCCATACGCCAGATGCGGCGCGCGCTGTCTTTGCCGAGCCCGGAACTGCCCATGAAACCGGTTCGCCCGTGA
- a CDS encoding methyltransferase domain-containing protein has product MNISPTDLVLEIGSGHNPKVRSDVLCDKHRLDDTERGGSLKTDRPIVIADGERLPFRAQAFDYVICCHVLEHADDPDRFLKEIMRVGRAGYIESPSEIGEMLYGWQYHHWLVDVADGRLVLAPKRQASPFGGLFHTLAAQDRDFARWHVRYHPVLLRQMEWRGRIDYTIQDQSTMDLNDPAIVERLVDSVRLAPGPGVLNRVWNRMPETWRAGIKSVLARQWQIARRRVMLRELVVCPSCHNDLVWLPDSARCESEGLRFAINDGVPIMLMDGLPSAL; this is encoded by the coding sequence TCTCGTGCTCGAAATCGGCAGCGGCCACAACCCCAAGGTTCGCTCAGACGTGCTGTGCGACAAGCACCGGCTCGATGACACGGAGCGCGGCGGTTCCCTCAAGACCGACCGTCCCATCGTGATCGCAGACGGCGAGCGGCTTCCCTTCCGCGCCCAGGCGTTCGACTACGTCATCTGCTGCCACGTGCTGGAACACGCCGATGATCCAGATCGTTTCCTTAAAGAGATCATGCGCGTCGGACGTGCCGGCTACATCGAATCACCCTCCGAGATCGGCGAGATGCTCTACGGATGGCAGTACCACCACTGGCTGGTGGACGTGGCGGACGGTCGGCTCGTCTTGGCGCCCAAGCGGCAGGCATCTCCCTTTGGGGGATTGTTTCACACACTGGCAGCGCAAGATCGAGACTTCGCGCGTTGGCATGTGCGCTATCATCCTGTTCTGCTAAGGCAAATGGAATGGCGCGGCCGGATTGACTACACCATCCAAGACCAATCGACCATGGATCTGAACGACCCGGCCATCGTCGAGCGGCTGGTTGACTCTGTGCGGCTTGCGCCAGGGCCCGGGGTTCTAAACCGCGTGTGGAACCGCATGCCGGAGACGTGGCGTGCCGGAATCAAGTCCGTCTTGGCAAGGCAATGGCAGATCGCTCGTCGGCGTGTCATGCTGCGAGAGCTGGTCGTCTGTCCTTCCTGCCACAACGACTTGGTCTGGCTGCCGGACTCAGCCCGATGCGAATCAGAGGGTTTGAGGTTCGCGATCAACGACGGAGTGCCCATCATGCTGATGGATGGCTTGCCATCAGCGCTCTAG